From one Butyricimonas faecihominis genomic stretch:
- a CDS encoding MarR family winged helix-turn-helix transcriptional regulator, with translation MTEVSELVALLSKAERGYTKVLNRSFQNAGYDLSREQYELLEVLWEQDHVNQQNISKRLQKDKYNVTKLLNTLQKRGYVQRKMDKEDKRSNFVVLTEKGVESRHTLRQIVEQVHTDISFTLSPQELKSAIWVLKKLNLQ, from the coding sequence ATGACGGAAGTAAGTGAATTAGTAGCTCTCTTGAGCAAGGCGGAAAGAGGGTACACCAAAGTTTTAAATCGCAGTTTCCAGAATGCCGGGTATGATCTTAGCCGGGAGCAATATGAACTTCTGGAAGTGTTATGGGAACAGGATCATGTGAACCAGCAGAACATTTCCAAACGTCTCCAGAAGGATAAATACAATGTCACAAAACTATTGAACACCTTGCAAAAAAGAGGTTACGTGCAACGAAAGATGGACAAAGAAGACAAACGGAGTAATTTCGTGGTACTAACTGAAAAAGGGGTAGAATCCCGTCATACGTTGCGCCAGATCGTGGAACAAGTCCACACGGATATAAGTTTTACCTTATCTCCGCAAGAGTTGAAGTCCGCGATATGGGTGTTGAAAAAGTTGAATTTGCAATAG
- a CDS encoding DUF1904 family protein, whose protein sequence is MPFLRFHAVEKSRLDLVGERLISEIVRTLGCPRETVVIEAIDSSFISGHEQFQAYPFVKVEYFKRPLEQQNAVAKIIFECLKEIGYPESDVYFSFLEKDCYYENGEVIK, encoded by the coding sequence ATGCCATTTTTAAGATTTCATGCAGTAGAAAAAAGTAGATTGGACTTGGTAGGGGAGCGATTGATCTCGGAGATTGTTCGCACCTTGGGATGTCCGAGAGAGACAGTTGTAATAGAAGCTATTGACTCTTCTTTTATTTCTGGACACGAGCAATTTCAGGCTTATCCTTTTGTGAAGGTGGAGTATTTTAAGCGTCCGTTGGAACAGCAGAATGCGGTGGCAAAGATTATTTTCGAGTGTCTGAAAGAGATCGGATATCCGGAAAGTGATGTCTATTTTTCTTTTCTGGAGAAGGATTGTTACTATGAAAACGGGGAAGTGATAAAGTAA
- a CDS encoding DHH family phosphoesterase — MYETIIERIKERLESRDLKAVIIPHISPDGDAAGSCSALWQVLDRVGIQAQLMTCDYIPDYLKWLKRIPDAISFQNRPKECKHWLHQADILFMLDHNTVAREGDLEPFVKEFKGEVIMIDHHPDPDDVTYRISDTSVSSTCELLYNVISRVWGKEVIDTDIANAIYTGISTDTGGLSHNSSHPETYRVIADLLALGLNKDYVHEQLYQRNTLSRLRLTGNCLLNKLTIDEHFPVATIPITFQELELYNYKDGDLEGLVNIPLSIEEVLVSIQITERKDKVKLSFRSKGNIPVNLWAKEFFNGGGHLNAAGGQMPLPLDDVVKKVRDTAEWFFKAIKN, encoded by the coding sequence ATGTACGAAACAATCATAGAAAGAATAAAGGAGAGGCTGGAAAGCAGAGATTTAAAGGCGGTTATCATTCCTCACATATCACCGGACGGAGATGCTGCCGGTTCATGTTCTGCCCTGTGGCAAGTGTTGGATCGGGTGGGAATACAGGCACAGTTGATGACGTGTGATTATATCCCGGATTATTTAAAGTGGTTGAAGCGTATTCCGGATGCAATATCTTTTCAGAATCGGCCTAAAGAATGTAAACATTGGTTACATCAAGCGGATATATTGTTCATGCTAGATCATAATACCGTGGCTAGGGAAGGGGATTTGGAACCTTTCGTGAAGGAGTTTAAAGGGGAGGTTATCATGATTGACCACCACCCGGATCCGGATGACGTGACGTACCGGATTTCGGACACGAGTGTTTCCTCCACGTGTGAATTACTTTATAATGTAATCTCTAGAGTATGGGGTAAAGAGGTCATCGACACGGATATAGCGAATGCTATCTATACTGGAATTTCAACAGACACGGGGGGATTGAGTCATAATTCTTCTCACCCGGAAACGTATCGTGTGATTGCCGATTTGTTGGCACTAGGACTGAATAAAGACTACGTGCACGAACAACTTTATCAACGAAACACGCTTTCCCGGTTACGTCTGACGGGGAATTGCCTGTTGAATAAGCTAACGATTGATGAGCATTTTCCGGTAGCCACGATTCCGATAACGTTTCAGGAATTGGAATTATACAATTATAAAGACGGGGATCTGGAGGGATTGGTAAACATACCCTTGTCCATCGAGGAAGTACTGGTTTCTATTCAGATTACCGAGCGTAAAGATAAAGTGAAGTTATCCTTCCGGTCAAAGGGCAATATCCCCGTGAACCTGTGGGCAAAAGAGTTTTTCAATGGTGGGGGACATTTAAATGCCGCCGGGGGACAAATGCCGTTGCCTTTGGATGACGTGGTGAAGAAGGTACGGGACACGGCGGAATGGTTCTTTAAAGCAATTAAAAATTGA
- a CDS encoding RNA polymerase sigma factor, whose protein sequence is MQNSFVSHFTDKEKEKTFRYLYEKYVVLLRYFATRYINDQSVISDIVQDAFVRLWEKILQFKDENEAKAFLYKVVQNACIDLIRHQEVAQKYVEHIISENTEEKSFLDNILESEIFQALRTVFNELPPACKEVYLLSLQGKSHDEISQQLNITINTVKKHKNNANHYMREKLKYLLQIILTTGIGI, encoded by the coding sequence ATGCAAAATAGTTTCGTATCACATTTTACAGACAAAGAAAAAGAAAAAACTTTTCGCTATTTATATGAAAAGTATGTGGTTCTCTTACGCTATTTTGCTACAAGATACATTAATGATCAATCAGTTATTTCCGATATTGTTCAAGATGCGTTTGTGCGTTTATGGGAGAAAATATTACAATTTAAAGATGAAAATGAGGCAAAAGCCTTTCTATACAAAGTCGTACAAAATGCCTGTATCGACTTGATTCGCCATCAAGAAGTTGCCCAAAAATATGTTGAACACATTATTTCTGAAAATACAGAAGAGAAATCATTCCTAGACAACATATTGGAATCCGAAATATTCCAAGCTTTACGTACTGTGTTTAATGAACTTCCTCCCGCTTGTAAGGAAGTATATTTACTGAGTTTACAAGGAAAAAGTCATGACGAAATCTCGCAACAATTGAATATCACGATCAATACCGTAAAAAAACACAAGAATAATGCAAATCATTACATGCGAGAAAAATTAAAATATCTTTTACAAATCATTTTAACCACAGGAATCGGCATATAA
- a CDS encoding thioredoxin family protein: MKKITLVLNLVCFFALGTFAQSMYGDAVKADVKMKYVYSFGEALKKAKEENKLIFFNCFADWAVPCHSMNKLVFSDQEFADWMDKHFVNFFIDVTTPEGRPLADKYNIRFQAHYLVLNGEGEVVHRIVGGHQLPEFKTILEKALNPKTSLAGMNKRYEAGEKSIKFLTAYADVLNIAGEDEMYKKVVGELFGKLKKTDWSKKEYWDFYWKQIKSTDDEMFKYMVDHKAAFVKANGVNEVNMIITRFYVALIYPYASGKEAYDGKKLLDIYLNAQKAGLPDSNMTYSLYNIAKYRGEHEFGKMMDVVESAVPTWNENIASALDLSLPEIKELSKQEEVRLINYFKSRAEKSGAKKFYLAAINDMTNTDGIKFEESTFNEALKKAKDQGKLLFMDCYTTWCGPCKMMSNQVFKQKYVGDYFNQHFVNLKMDMEKGEGKDLQKRYGVSAFPTMFLLDGDGNVVYKILGGRDVRSFMESIKRGKEQEIPYYTLKNRYDMGDRSVEVMADYFLTMSDAGEMRNAEGEARSYISTLKVPELYSKSAWMLYDNFVNHVTDPEFRYLVNNREKFGEQLGDSVVNKKIEKVIFPMAIEYLKGSVSLQDMVPVWNLVNTAKFSLDYSLVLLSKIVSMYDKKEYGKMLDFYEKEVASNSNDKVRLNLDVILYRLLKTASVEEKKRAITYAKKEMGKAKPGAKDNYMALIERLSE, encoded by the coding sequence ATGAAAAAAATTACTTTAGTATTAAATCTTGTATGTTTTTTTGCTTTGGGCACTTTTGCCCAAAGCATGTATGGAGATGCCGTAAAGGCCGACGTGAAAATGAAGTATGTTTACTCCTTTGGAGAAGCCTTGAAAAAGGCCAAAGAAGAGAACAAACTGATTTTCTTTAATTGTTTTGCCGATTGGGCAGTTCCTTGTCATTCGATGAATAAATTAGTGTTTAGTGATCAAGAGTTTGCGGACTGGATGGACAAACATTTTGTGAATTTTTTCATTGATGTAACAACTCCGGAAGGACGTCCGCTTGCCGATAAGTACAATATTAGATTTCAAGCGCATTATCTCGTATTGAATGGCGAGGGCGAGGTCGTACATCGGATCGTAGGAGGACATCAGCTCCCTGAATTTAAGACTATTCTAGAAAAAGCTTTAAATCCTAAAACTTCCTTGGCAGGAATGAATAAGAGATATGAAGCGGGAGAGAAGAGTATAAAGTTTTTGACCGCTTATGCAGATGTCTTAAATATTGCCGGGGAGGATGAAATGTATAAGAAAGTTGTAGGAGAACTGTTTGGTAAATTGAAGAAGACGGATTGGTCTAAAAAAGAATATTGGGACTTTTACTGGAAACAGATAAAGAGTACTGATGATGAAATGTTTAAATACATGGTGGATCATAAGGCAGCTTTTGTTAAAGCAAATGGGGTAAACGAGGTGAACATGATAATTACACGTTTTTATGTTGCCCTAATCTATCCGTATGCATCCGGTAAGGAGGCATACGATGGCAAAAAACTACTGGATATATACTTGAATGCTCAGAAAGCCGGGCTACCAGACAGTAATATGACTTATTCGTTGTATAATATTGCAAAATACCGGGGAGAGCATGAATTTGGTAAGATGATGGATGTGGTGGAAAGTGCTGTTCCGACATGGAATGAGAATATTGCCTCTGCGTTGGATCTATCTCTACCGGAAATAAAGGAATTAAGTAAACAGGAAGAAGTGCGATTGATTAATTATTTTAAAAGCAGGGCAGAAAAATCCGGAGCGAAAAAGTTTTATCTGGCAGCGATCAACGACATGACAAACACGGACGGTATAAAATTCGAAGAGTCTACTTTTAACGAAGCTTTGAAAAAAGCAAAAGATCAAGGAAAACTTCTTTTTATGGATTGCTACACGACTTGGTGTGGTCCTTGTAAAATGATGAGTAATCAAGTCTTCAAACAAAAATATGTTGGAGACTATTTTAACCAGCATTTTGTGAACTTGAAAATGGATATGGAAAAAGGAGAAGGGAAGGATTTACAAAAGAGATACGGAGTATCAGCTTTTCCGACCATGTTTTTGCTGGATGGAGATGGGAATGTCGTGTATAAAATTTTAGGAGGACGTGATGTTCGTTCCTTTATGGAATCTATTAAAAGAGGAAAAGAGCAAGAAATCCCATATTACACGTTGAAAAACAGATATGATATGGGAGATCGATCTGTGGAAGTAATGGCAGATTATTTTCTGACCATGTCGGATGCAGGTGAGATGAGAAATGCAGAAGGGGAAGCACGTTCTTATATCTCAACGTTGAAAGTACCGGAATTGTATAGTAAATCAGCTTGGATGTTATATGATAATTTTGTGAATCATGTTACCGATCCTGAATTCAGGTATTTAGTGAACAATCGGGAAAAGTTTGGAGAACAGCTTGGAGATAGTGTGGTGAACAAAAAAATTGAAAAAGTTATTTTCCCTATGGCCATTGAGTATCTGAAAGGGTCTGTTTCCCTCCAAGATATGGTTCCCGTATGGAATTTAGTGAATACAGCCAAGTTTTCTCTAGACTATTCTCTAGTGTTACTGAGTAAAATAGTCTCGATGTATGATAAAAAAGAGTATGGTAAAATGCTCGATTTTTACGAGAAAGAAGTTGCCTCGAACTCAAATGATAAAGTGCGTTTGAATCTGGACGTGATTCTTTATCGTTTACTAAAAACAGCGTCTGTCGAAGAGAAAAAACGTGCAATCACTTATGCTAAAAAAGAAATGGGAAAGGCAAAGCCCGGAGCTAAAGACAATTATATGGCTTTGATTGAGAGGTTGTCCGAATAA
- a CDS encoding fibrobacter succinogenes major paralogous domain-containing protein, whose protein sequence is MKKIIILLLCVVVYCACQDDDDKWIKPEISFSDFQDPRDMNTYKCVTIGGQTWMAENLKYRSPQGGRDGCYTYGEEKMRDQDITINVKIWSDSIHAAEDRGELEGKIGSFTIVVLLEMWVNSYNYSPDYATSNFEEFYGAMYPDALAALKRINDNLYPQAVQALARQLMEKAESTNGRYSTQYGFLYTYEGALKAIPEGWRLPTDADWKELEKALGMPVSEADRLDEWRGSHVGDLLKKDENGIGFNAIYGGGKLYGSYMYGDAYFNQETNAYFWSSTRIVESDTVDLGVTRVLFMKEDRVMRGSSKLDAAYSVRCIKE, encoded by the coding sequence ATGAAAAAGATAATTATATTATTGTTATGTGTTGTCGTGTATTGTGCCTGTCAAGACGATGATGACAAGTGGATAAAACCGGAAATTAGTTTTTCTGATTTTCAAGATCCCCGTGATATGAACACGTATAAATGTGTCACGATTGGTGGACAGACATGGATGGCAGAAAATCTGAAGTATCGTTCCCCACAAGGAGGGAGAGATGGGTGTTACACATACGGAGAGGAGAAAATGAGGGATCAAGATATTACAATAAATGTAAAAATATGGTCTGATTCTATACACGCTGCGGAAGATCGAGGAGAGTTGGAAGGTAAGATAGGTTCTTTTACCATCGTGGTATTACTTGAAATGTGGGTGAATAGTTATAATTATTCTCCAGATTATGCTACCAGTAATTTTGAAGAATTTTATGGAGCGATGTACCCGGATGCGTTAGCTGCACTGAAACGGATTAATGATAATCTTTACCCACAAGCGGTTCAGGCATTAGCCCGGCAACTAATGGAAAAAGCAGAGAGTACGAATGGCCGATATTCAACTCAATACGGCTTTTTATATACTTATGAGGGAGCGTTGAAGGCCATTCCCGAGGGATGGCGTCTACCCACGGATGCGGATTGGAAAGAGTTGGAAAAAGCATTAGGAATGCCTGTTTCTGAGGCCGATAGATTGGACGAGTGGCGAGGGAGTCATGTGGGGGATTTATTGAAAAAAGATGAAAATGGTATTGGATTCAATGCCATCTACGGTGGAGGAAAATTGTATGGTTCCTATATGTATGGAGATGCTTATTTTAATCAAGAAACTAATGCTTATTTTTGGTCATCAACACGTATCGTAGAAAGTGATACGGTGGATTTAGGAGTTACAAGAGTGCTTTTTATGAAGGAAGACCGGGTTATGAGAGGATCTTCCAAATTAGATGCCGCATATAGTGTTCGTTGTATAAAAGAGTAA
- a CDS encoding RagB/SusD family nutrient uptake outer membrane protein, whose amino-acid sequence MKNIIYIIALILFSGCGNFLDEYSQDLVVPKTVSDLNEVLLGNGYLPSAEVEYLRSGSIGWQLHLLDDDINTVIAYNATKGRTEMNQIYYGYTTWQLEVGRNYEGTGLSGDNGNWDALYQRINSMNIILHELGNVSQSTEQEKADAIRVQGECYFLRAQFYLMLVNLYAKPYATDNTTELGVPLKLTYYVEHDKDKETQFDRTPVAEVYAQIVKDLNESVKCFTVSPQTKSFYRASKDAALLLLSRVYLYMQDWKNAENTAKELLAGNKTLLDYGNIWGNTESYAISESSPELLFSQGPLNLQCDFNGSGGDFCISNDLYKLYDENDYRRDIYFVRSTQSDSLGLNRKYEMGKHRSYVSDIFTLRTAEGYLNAAEACAMQGDAQGASDWLNQLRAKRIKDYVNVTYDASEIIEQVRAERRKELCLEGHRWFDLRRYAVCKKAPFKKVIERVFALYDWENRSVFQYAEVYQLNVDDPAYVFAIPKSVLDFDKGMPDNIREDREYVRLMYRNNE is encoded by the coding sequence ATGAAAAATATTATTTATATCATCGCTTTAATCCTGTTTTCCGGTTGTGGGAATTTTCTTGATGAGTATTCGCAGGATTTAGTTGTTCCTAAAACAGTATCGGATTTGAATGAGGTTTTGTTAGGTAATGGATATCTACCTTCGGCAGAAGTCGAGTATTTAAGAAGTGGCTCTATCGGGTGGCAACTTCATCTATTGGATGATGATATTAATACCGTGATAGCTTATAATGCGACGAAAGGACGAACAGAAATGAACCAAATTTATTATGGTTACACGACTTGGCAGCTAGAAGTTGGAAGAAATTACGAGGGTACTGGCTTATCCGGAGACAATGGAAATTGGGATGCGTTGTATCAACGGATTAATTCCATGAATATTATTTTACACGAACTTGGTAACGTGAGTCAAAGCACGGAACAGGAGAAAGCGGATGCCATTCGGGTACAGGGAGAGTGCTATTTTTTGCGGGCGCAATTCTACCTGATGCTGGTGAATCTTTATGCAAAACCTTATGCCACAGATAATACCACGGAATTAGGGGTTCCCTTGAAATTAACTTATTATGTGGAACACGATAAAGATAAGGAAACGCAATTTGATAGGACTCCGGTTGCCGAGGTGTATGCTCAGATCGTGAAGGATTTGAATGAATCAGTAAAATGTTTCACGGTAAGTCCCCAAACGAAAAGCTTTTACCGGGCTTCAAAGGATGCAGCATTACTGTTATTGAGCCGAGTTTACCTGTATATGCAGGATTGGAAAAATGCAGAGAATACGGCAAAAGAGTTATTGGCCGGAAATAAGACATTGTTGGATTATGGTAATATTTGGGGAAATACAGAGAGTTATGCCATATCTGAGAGCAGTCCGGAATTGTTGTTCTCTCAAGGGCCTCTAAATTTGCAATGCGATTTTAATGGATCTGGTGGAGACTTCTGTATATCAAATGACTTGTACAAATTATACGATGAAAATGATTACCGGAGGGATATATATTTTGTACGTTCAACACAAAGTGATAGCTTGGGATTGAATCGTAAATACGAGATGGGAAAACACCGTTCTTATGTTTCGGACATCTTCACGTTACGTACGGCAGAAGGGTATTTAAATGCGGCGGAGGCTTGTGCCATGCAGGGAGATGCTCAAGGAGCGTCAGATTGGTTGAATCAATTACGAGCTAAGAGAATAAAGGATTACGTGAATGTCACGTATGATGCCAGTGAAATTATTGAACAGGTACGTGCGGAAAGGAGAAAAGAGTTGTGTCTGGAGGGGCATCGTTGGTTCGACCTGAGAAGGTATGCCGTGTGTAAGAAAGCTCCCTTTAAAAAAGTTATAGAACGAGTATTTGCTCTGTACGATTGGGAAAATCGAAGTGTATTTCAATATGCTGAAGTTTATCAATTAAACGTGGATGATCCGGCTTATGTTTTTGCAATACCTAAATCCGTGCTGGACTTTGATAAAGGAATGCCTGATAATATCCGGGAAGATCGAGAGTATGTTAGGTTGATGTACAGAAATAATGAATAA